In Pelosinus sp. UFO1, one genomic interval encodes:
- the pgaD gene encoding poly-beta-1,6-N-acetyl-D-glucosamine biosynthesis protein PgaD, with protein MNKPQLKSFLLRILETFFSALFWIFFLYFCYPLLIATFSIFMDHWYILDFSPYSSPKPTLEMMLYTFIFALFILILLISWSSWNYLCYGCLDRRTPPATVPNSKLALAFNIPLETIINARDAKYALITPAQFTFTLTLLKRLSSTSPCLYLERVSPLPWKKLNDASLKTKTLYFPTLHRKLIE; from the coding sequence ATCAATAAACCACAACTAAAGAGTTTCTTACTACGTATTTTAGAAACTTTTTTTTCCGCATTATTTTGGATATTCTTTCTTTACTTCTGCTATCCATTACTAATTGCTACTTTTTCCATATTTATGGACCATTGGTATATTTTAGACTTTTCTCCCTACTCATCGCCCAAACCCACTCTCGAAATGATGCTATATACCTTTATCTTTGCTCTATTTATTCTTATTTTACTAATAAGCTGGTCATCATGGAATTATTTGTGTTATGGCTGCTTAGATCGTCGCACCCCCCCTGCTACGGTTCCCAACTCCAAATTAGCCCTGGCCTTTAATATACCACTAGAAACTATTATCAATGCCCGTGACGCCAAATATGCGTTAATTACACCAGCACAGTTTACGTTTACCCTTACCCTGCTAAAAAGATTATCATCAACCTCTCCTTGTTTATACTTGGAAAGAGTAAGTCCCTTGCCTTGGAAGAAGCTAAATGATGCTTCACTGAAAACAAAGACACTCTATTTCCCTACACTTCACAGAAAGTTGATAGAATAG
- the pgaC gene encoding poly-beta-1,6-N-acetyl-D-glucosamine synthase, protein MLTSTIITFFINFLFYYPFAMSILWTLGALFFYFRREHNKSREAPIFDQYPFVSVLIPAHNEEISISSTIFSILSSNYPNFEVIVVDDGSIDKTPAILEEMVDRYPKLRFLRLQENRGKPTALRYGTLASRGDIILTIDADAHLDADAIHWMVGHFLSGPRVGAVTGNPRVRNRTTLLAKIQVGEYSSIIGMIKRTQRILGKVLTVSGVIVAFRKQALLDVDLWDIDMITDDINITWKLEKRFWDIRYEPNALCWILVPESLSGLWKQRVRWAQGGGEVIRRHINIWTDWRQRRMWPVYLEYVTSVMWSYTYVTFLSLWILSLLFPFMNLHAMSLLPGWKGSLLVLISVIQFSAALYIDKRYEKGLFKYVFWVIWYPWVYWIITAFATVKATPTALFRKMGTPATWVSPDRGLS, encoded by the coding sequence ATGCTTACTAGCACAATAATTACTTTTTTTATAAACTTTCTTTTCTACTACCCTTTCGCTATGAGCATACTTTGGACATTGGGTGCATTGTTCTTTTATTTTCGGCGTGAACATAACAAAAGCCGTGAAGCACCGATATTTGATCAATATCCGTTTGTATCTGTTCTTATTCCTGCCCACAATGAAGAAATCTCAATTTCTAGCACGATTTTTAGTATCTTATCATCGAATTACCCGAATTTTGAGGTGATTGTCGTAGATGATGGCAGTATTGATAAAACACCTGCTATATTGGAAGAAATGGTGGACCGTTACCCCAAACTGCGCTTCCTGCGGCTACAAGAAAATAGAGGGAAACCTACTGCACTACGTTATGGAACCTTAGCAAGTCGTGGAGATATTATTCTTACCATCGATGCAGATGCCCATCTCGATGCTGACGCAATCCATTGGATGGTTGGTCACTTTTTAAGTGGTCCTAGGGTAGGCGCGGTTACAGGAAACCCTAGAGTACGAAACCGCACTACTTTACTAGCGAAAATTCAAGTAGGTGAATACTCGTCTATTATTGGTATGATTAAACGAACTCAGCGAATCTTAGGCAAGGTATTAACTGTCTCAGGTGTCATTGTTGCATTTCGTAAGCAAGCCCTCTTGGATGTAGATCTTTGGGACATTGATATGATTACTGATGATATTAATATTACTTGGAAGCTAGAAAAACGATTTTGGGATATTCGCTATGAACCCAATGCCCTGTGCTGGATTTTAGTGCCAGAAAGTTTATCAGGTCTATGGAAGCAACGAGTCCGCTGGGCCCAAGGAGGCGGTGAAGTCATTCGGCGTCATATTAACATTTGGACAGATTGGCGCCAGCGCCGTATGTGGCCTGTATATCTTGAATATGTAACATCTGTCATGTGGTCCTACACCTATGTTACTTTTCTGTCCCTATGGATTCTAAGCTTACTATTCCCGTTTATGAATCTTCATGCTATGAGTTTACTTCCTGGTTGGAAGGGGTCTCTATTGGTTTTGATTTCAGTTATACAATTTAGTGCGGCACTTTATATCGATAAACGTTATGAAAAAGGCCTTTTTAAATATGTATTTTGGGTAATATGGTATCCTTGGGTTTACTGGATTATTACTGCATTCGCCACAGTCAAAGCTACACCGACTGCCCTTTTTCGTAAAATGGGGACCCCTGCAACATGGGTGAGCCCAGATCGAGGTTTATCCTAA
- the pgaB gene encoding poly-beta-1,6-N-acetyl-D-glucosamine N-deacetylase PgaB: MVPNLLLTTALSLLFFLSFTSPVIAAEENGVMILCYHDVVEHPYNTFTITPNTLKEHFEFLKKNGYHPISLDQYLEASTQGTPLPNKPILLTFDDGYLSLYTKVYPLLKEYNYPAVSAIVTSWTDYAPPDVGEVITWGQIREMEKSGLISFASHTHQSHRSAIMNPQGDSGKMTETLQYIHGQYESIDIYHQRIQSDLKQSQTVFEKELGHKVKAIAWPYGSYTKSAIDIAQKEGFTLFLGLDDVFNSLTPSSMTNARRGIIETNLTGDKFANFLKSGTHTSKQMMAAQLDIDLIYDPLSASETENNLALAIESLRAAEINTIFLQGFSDINGNGNIESVYFYTKEAPVRADIFSHIAAKLRKEGFIVYAWMPTLACQWLLKDRPEDTVIAYSDKGKGWYNRATSFSPEVQTHLEALFSDLAAYSYIDGILFQDDLYLNDYEDFSPAAKRSFYNSTGLALTPEILQDSETQAQWAQIKTKALTDLTKKLIVAMKQYRPYLATARNLYPTIITEPQSEFWLSQNYDQYLTTYDYTIVMAYPYMEKQYDKPLVWLGQLADTALKNKVNTSKVVFKLQTYDWHKKQWLSVRELQQQVATLKSKHVIHFAFYPENIFSSP; the protein is encoded by the coding sequence ATGGTGCCTAATCTCTTGCTTACCACAGCTTTATCCTTACTGTTTTTTTTATCGTTTACAAGCCCAGTTATTGCAGCAGAGGAAAATGGTGTTATGATTCTTTGTTATCATGATGTTGTGGAACACCCCTACAACACCTTTACGATTACTCCCAATACGTTGAAAGAACACTTTGAATTTCTCAAGAAGAATGGCTACCATCCTATATCATTAGATCAATATCTTGAGGCCTCTACGCAGGGTACCCCTTTACCCAATAAGCCTATTTTACTTACTTTTGATGATGGTTATCTATCACTTTACACTAAGGTATATCCACTACTTAAAGAATATAATTACCCTGCAGTCTCGGCCATTGTTACCTCTTGGACAGACTATGCTCCACCGGATGTAGGAGAGGTAATAACATGGGGACAAATACGGGAAATGGAAAAGTCGGGATTAATTTCTTTTGCATCTCATACTCACCAATCTCATCGCTCCGCCATAATGAACCCCCAAGGTGATAGTGGAAAGATGACAGAAACCTTACAATATATTCACGGACAATATGAATCTATTGATATCTATCATCAACGTATACAAAGTGATTTAAAACAAAGCCAGACCGTCTTTGAAAAGGAGCTCGGACACAAGGTAAAAGCGATTGCTTGGCCTTATGGCAGTTACACGAAATCTGCAATTGACATTGCCCAGAAAGAAGGTTTTACCTTGTTTTTAGGGCTAGATGACGTTTTTAACTCTTTAACTCCCTCCAGCATGACAAATGCCCGTCGAGGAATTATAGAAACAAATTTGACAGGAGACAAATTTGCTAATTTTCTAAAATCAGGTACTCATACATCCAAACAAATGATGGCTGCGCAACTTGACATTGATCTTATTTATGATCCATTAAGTGCTAGCGAAACGGAAAATAATCTTGCCCTAGCAATTGAATCTTTGCGTGCTGCCGAAATAAATACAATCTTTTTACAAGGATTTAGTGATATAAATGGGAATGGGAACATCGAAAGTGTTTATTTTTATACTAAAGAAGCTCCTGTTCGAGCTGACATTTTCAGTCATATCGCTGCAAAACTCCGTAAAGAAGGATTTATAGTTTATGCTTGGATGCCCACCTTGGCCTGCCAATGGCTGTTAAAAGATCGACCAGAAGATACAGTTATTGCTTACTCAGACAAAGGGAAGGGTTGGTACAATCGAGCAACATCATTTAGTCCAGAGGTACAAACACATTTAGAAGCACTATTTAGTGACCTAGCAGCTTATAGTTACATTGACGGTATCTTATTTCAAGATGACTTATATCTTAACGACTATGAGGATTTTTCACCAGCAGCAAAGAGATCCTTTTATAATTCTACAGGTCTAGCATTAACTCCTGAAATCTTACAAGACAGTGAAACCCAAGCCCAATGGGCACAAATCAAAACAAAGGCTTTAACAGATCTAACTAAAAAACTTATCGTAGCGATGAAGCAGTATCGCCCTTATCTAGCAACAGCACGTAATTTATACCCTACCATTATAACTGAGCCTCAATCTGAATTTTGGTTGTCCCAAAATTATGATCAATACCTCACCACTTACGATTACACCATTGTTATGGCTTACCCCTATATGGAAAAGCAGTATGATAAGCCCCTTGTCTGGTTAGGCCAGCTTGCAGATACGGCTTTAAAAAATAAAGTCAATACCTCTAAAGTAGTCTTTAAGCTACAAACCTACGACTGGCATAAAAAACAATGGCTTAGTGTCAGGGAATTACAGCAGCAGGTTGCTACTTTAAAAAGCAAGCATGTCATTCATTTTGCTTTTTATCCTGAAAATATATTTTCATCACCATAA
- a CDS encoding bacteriohemerythrin — MAFFKWDEAYSTNVQEFDNDHKKLIDLFNGVYKQVFECEDLEEERALTHQTLVELLEYVKYHFTAEEELMIKFNFPQYVEHKKEHEYYIQEVNKFLEQHNEGVVALSFPTFMFLKEWITKHIMVRDKSYGKFFNDSGIN; from the coding sequence ATGGCATTTTTTAAATGGGATGAAGCATATTCTACAAATGTGCAAGAATTTGACAATGACCATAAGAAATTAATTGATTTATTTAATGGGGTTTATAAGCAAGTATTTGAGTGTGAAGACTTGGAAGAGGAGAGGGCTTTAACACATCAGACATTAGTAGAATTGTTAGAATATGTGAAGTATCATTTTACAGCAGAAGAAGAATTAATGATAAAGTTTAATTTCCCTCAATATGTAGAGCATAAAAAGGAACATGAGTATTATATACAAGAAGTAAATAAATTTTTAGAACAGCACAACGAAGGAGTAGTCGCTCTGTCTTTTCCTACCTTTATGTTTCTTAAAGAGTGGATTACGAAACATATTATGGTTCGCGATAAAAGTTATGGAAAGTTCTTTAATGATAGCGGCATAAACTAA